The genome window AATTGAGTTGACCTACAAATTCCGGTTTAAACTTTTCTGTCTTTAGCTCTACTACCACATAACAATGTAATTTCACATGATAGAAAAGCAAATCTATATAGAAATCACTTTCTCCAACTTTTATATGAACCTGTTTGCCTATATAGGAAAAGCCTGTACCCAATTCCAAAAGGAAAGAAGTTATTTGATTAACCAATGCTTCTTCTAACTCTCTTTCATCATGTTTATCTCTTATTGTTAAAAAATCAAAATTATATGGATCTTTAATTGTTTGTTTCGCAAGACCTGATTGTATTTCCGGTAATCTACTATCAAAATTGGTAACTGCACTTCCAAGTCTTTTATATCTCCATCAATCTGATGTTCCAAAACTATTCTACTCCAACCATTTTCTATTGTTTTACTCACATAAAACAGTGCCTCTTGAACATCTTTACACTTATACATAATCCTTTGATTGTGTCCCCAAGGAATACTTTTTATCTTTTCTTCAACTTTTTCTAATTCGCTTACAGCTTGTAAGCGAATTAAATAATCTTTATAAAACTGATACCAAAATCTTATACTCCTAAGATTTTACTCTAAAAATCCCTTCATATCTGGAAATTCTTTTTTCAAATCTTCACTAAGTATTTTTTCTATCTCCCCAAGAATAATCTTTCTGTTTTTCTACTATTTCCTTACCTAAATTCCAATACAAGTCAAGCAATTCGTAATTAACTTTTACTGCAGCTTTTAATTGACTGCATCTAACTTTTTCCTTTAAATCTAAAAGTAGTTTTTTATATTCACTATCTCCAATTATAGCTAAATCTTTTTTATCCATTTTTATCTCTCCAATCCAATTTTCTTTATTTCTCGAACCAGTGATGCGAGGTTTAATATTTTTATCATAAACAATATTCACATTTTATCATTATATTTTCAGTCTAATTGATATAATTATACCAAAAATATCACTCCTTTTCTATCACTCAGTTTCTTTTGACTTTTCAACTTTGTTCTTGTAATGTTCTTTTGCACATGCTTTTGGTATATTCTTTTTTTGATTTGCTTTTGAAATTCCTAAAGTGCTATTTTTACACTTGTTTTTTCTCTTCTTGCTATGACTTTTTTATAGGCTATTTCTATCTCAATATTTATATTGTTTATGTCCTTGTTTTACTAGTTTACAAACAAAAAAATCTGCAAACT of Streptobacillus canis contains these proteins:
- a CDS encoding DUF1016 N-terminal domain-containing protein, translated to MRFWYQFYKDYLIRLQAVSELEKVEEKIKSIPWGHNQRIMYKCKDVQEALFYVSKTIENGWSRIVLEHQIDGDIKDLEVQLPILIVDYRKYNQVLRNKQLKIHIILIF
- a CDS encoding DUF1016 domain-containing protein, whose amino-acid sequence is MQSGLAKQTIKDPYNFDFLTIRDKHDERELEEALVNQITSFLLELGTGFSYIGKQVHIKVGESDFYIDLLFYHVKLHCYVVVELKTEKFKPEFVGQLNFYVTAINKNMKSDSDNQTIGILICRDKDNVVAEYSLENISQPIGISKYEISKLLEQEYKSNLPSIEEIEESIKEFDSGK
- a CDS encoding DUF1016 N-terminal domain-containing protein; protein product: MDKKDLAIIGDSEYKKLLLDLKEKVRCSQLKAAVKVNYELLDLYWNLGKEIVEKQKDYSWGDRKNT